A portion of the Physeter macrocephalus isolate SW-GA chromosome 15, ASM283717v5, whole genome shotgun sequence genome contains these proteins:
- the LOC112066508 gene encoding protein CEBPZOS-like yields MARSMDPLAKKIFKGVLVAELVGIFGAYFLFKKMNTSQDFRQTMSKKFPFILEVYYKSIEHSRMYGIREQDQEKWLNSKN; encoded by the coding sequence ATGGCCCGTAGTATGGATCCGCTGGCAAAGAAGATCTTTAAAGGAGTTTTAGTAGCTGAACTTGTGGGCATTTTTGGagcatattttttgtttaaaaagatgaACACAAGCCAAGATTTCAGGCAAACAATGAGCAAGAAATTCCCTTTCATCTTGGAAGTTTATTACAAATCCATTGAACACTCTAGAATGTATGGCATCAGAGAGCAAGatcaagaaaaatggctgaacAGCAAAAATTAG